A single region of the Nitrospirota bacterium genome encodes:
- a CDS encoding polyprenyl synthetase family protein, with the protein MDIKAYLKEKKELVDLFLKEYFSPNFIPPVLKDSITYSLSAGGKRIRPILCLAAHEACDGDSEDILAFASSIELIHTYSLIHDDLPAMDNDDLRRGKPTNHKVFGEGMAILAGDSLLTEAFYMMANSLSNRNIKNTALIRAIKEIAFTAGIHGMAGGQAQDLLSENAEPDKETLSFIHRHKTGALISGSLRAGAILANCSKPSLNAITRYGENIGLAFQIIDDILDVEGSTDELGKTTGSDVRKKKMTYPSIYGLESSRKKAEELVAEAVFSIKDFSAKAEPLREIAGYMLERRS; encoded by the coding sequence ATGGACATCAAGGCCTATCTCAAAGAGAAAAAGGAACTTGTAGATTTATTTCTTAAAGAATACTTTTCTCCGAATTTTATTCCGCCTGTCTTAAAAGACTCCATCACTTATTCCCTGTCTGCGGGCGGGAAAAGGATAAGGCCCATCCTCTGCCTTGCTGCGCATGAGGCATGCGATGGAGATTCTGAGGATATACTTGCTTTTGCATCCTCAATAGAACTCATTCACACATATTCATTGATACACGATGACCTGCCTGCCATGGACAATGATGATTTAAGGCGCGGCAAGCCGACAAACCACAAGGTATTTGGAGAGGGAATGGCGATACTTGCAGGAGACAGCCTTCTTACAGAGGCGTTTTATATGATGGCGAATTCGCTCTCAAACAGAAACATCAAAAACACGGCCTTAATAAGGGCCATTAAAGAGATTGCCTTCACAGCAGGCATTCATGGAATGGCCGGGGGACAGGCGCAGGATCTTCTTTCGGAGAATGCGGAGCCTGACAAAGAGACGCTCTCTTTTATTCACAGGCACAAAACAGGAGCGCTGATATCAGGCTCTTTAAGGGCAGGCGCAATCCTTGCAAATTGCAGCAAGCCTTCGCTTAATGCAATCACAAGATATGGCGAGAACATCGGCCTTGCCTTTCAGATTATAGATGATATACTTGATGTAGAGGGCAGCACGGATGAACTCGGCAAGACCACAGGCTCTGATGTAAGGAAAAAGAAGATGACTTATCCTTCAATATACGGCCTTGAATCTTCCAGAAAAAAGGCGGAAGAGCTGGTGGCAGAGGCAGTCTTTTCCATTAAAGACTTCTCAGCTAAGGCAGAGCCCTTAAGAGAGATTGCCGGATACATGCTTGAGAGAAGAAGTTGA